The genomic region TCTCAGTACATTCGTAAATTGGTTGAAATGGGCATGGAATTAGAAGATTTAACCGATCAAAATAAAAACGGTGGTGGCGAAAATTCCTCAATTTTTTCTGAAGAAAAGCAACGCACTTTATGGAAAAATTTGTTGTCGTGGTCACTCGAAAGTCGTGTGCTATCGCGCGTTCTATTTGAAAAAATTCTGGACGGAAAGTATCCCGA from Candidatus Dependentiae bacterium harbors:
- a CDS encoding toxin-antitoxin system HicB family antitoxin, with product MGQYCISLPEQLHEKLKVGAKKQQISVSQYIRKLVEMGMELEDLTDQNKNGGGENSSIFSEEKQRTLWKNLLSWSLESRVLSRVLFEKILDGKYPDVKAEIKMIKEKSEAKANGLLDINED